The following proteins are encoded in a genomic region of Brachypodium distachyon strain Bd21 chromosome 1, Brachypodium_distachyon_v3.0, whole genome shotgun sequence:
- the LOC100828952 gene encoding enolase-phosphatase E1 has protein sequence MASAWGGTTQKCAACGRTVYPVEELAADGRAYHRPCFRCHHCKSTLQFSNYSSIEGVLYCKPHYDQILKSTGSLDKSFEGVTRSAKSENSNGHKVLKSSRFSSMFVGTQEKCVVCNKTVYPLEKVDLNGGSYHKSCFRCTHGGCTLSPSNHITHEGKLYCKTHHSQLFMVKGNFSQFEENTVNAKVALKKQEETEGDTKKPSQGDGLTEEPSENELTAGKTSPNDVVTEKQLQSSIDVAKPLESTVQKLAESEGVTETESKSHVENKKPSESSAEKPVQRSVVDFKPSGSSAATRKPWQRSPPKDKPLLSSKSTEKPSAIDTAIEKPSSSNGINVKPLDNSTGVKKSWQRNLATEDPQLSILPSEMPASTSSDDVKPSESGEVVKKPWQRIVTTENQIQNSGPTEKASPTSTTKPFDSRTAIKRPWGRRVASEKSLQSSEVDLKPVETSTEVTVLQQHSETTEEPPQTNADDAKPSENTTAVVRKPWQFNIGTETQPKSNVVDAKTSESSGVVKRLWQRNVASEKPSQSSVASLTTSQSNVTVTKPVPSNMAVKKSWQRSIAPKNMPERDMTTNKPLQRKAVIENPQQSSVATEKASQSSVVSEEPQKISVVTDNKSETVKDTKNSGDAIKEPSATSETQQRGLMTEDDLSLERPPQKEDTIKKIEEPESDATSDNPTKDPSAPKGAASDESVSESQTKPIVEQTLETQHVVAAEKANNQILEAKNDASVVQSSGSESVAPAEVPVEQPLECQKDAVTEQPLEPQPEADEKNLSEPSMDATTKDTSEPEIEAGTKKSLEPQRDAAADQSAEQLSEPQSGTSMEKSAALDMGTEKPYESQSDVAAVESSGQPSEPQNDASVDKPLEPKVDATAEELSEHQNDAAPHKLTEHPSEHQIDALPNNITEQPLEPQKDVSIEKSLETESNVVTENPTESSLATETLHESTLKSTSTTTEELAQRDISDEAPPQSISRETPVESTVSVEESANVGGTSLKLSDDNSALEKPSEDSVTPEMPSEEGKASADPAEDNASLEKSSEEDEVNAEPSNDRVDLEKPLEDDNASAEPSEDSVTPEKLSDEGKVSAESEEDNAVLEKPSEEDDVIAEPSNDGVDPEKPSEDDGSCSKPSEDSVTPEKLSEEGKASAEPAEDDAPLEKQSEKEEVIAEPSNEKVDLEKPSEDNDASAKPSEDDVTPEKQDNAPLEKPSEDNRVIAEASNDTVDLEKPSEDDVASAKPSEDDVTPEKPSEEGNASAEPAEDNVPLEEPSEDDEVIAEASNDTMDLQKPLEDDLANAEPSLDDATPEKPSEEGEESAKPAEDNAPLEKPSEEDEVIAESSNDTVVLVKPSEEEDDIVKPSEEDRVVLEKPATDKPLEEEEGGAASEKPSHGDAVIEASSQDDTDSATDSASPATGTKISA, from the exons TTTAGTAATTATTCTTCCATCGAAGGTGTCCTTTACTGCAAACCTCACTATGACCAGATACTAAAATCAACTGGCAGTTTAGACAAAAGTTTTGAAG GTGTGACAAGATCAGCAAAATCAGAAAACTCAAATGGACATAAG GTCCTGAAAAGCAGCAGGTTCTCTAGCATGTTTGTTGGTACACAAGAGAAGTGTGTAGTTTGTAACAAGACCGTGTACCCTCTTGAAAAG GTTGATCTTAATGGAGGCTCATATCATAAATCATGCTTCCGTTGCACACATGGTGGCTGTACACTCAGCCCATCCAACCATATCACGCATGAAGGCAAGCTTTATTGCAAGACCCACCATTCTCAATTGTTTATGGTTAAGGGAAATTTCAGTCAATTTGAGGAGAACACAGTAAATGCAAAAGTGGCTCTCAAGAAGCAAGAAGAAACTGAAGGAGACACCAAAAAGCCAAGTCAAGGTGATGGACTCACTGAGGAACCGTCAGAAAATGAGCTCACAGCTGGGAAAACATCCCCAAATGATGTTGTAACTGAAAAGCAATTGCAAAGTAGCATCGATGTTGCCAAACCATTAGAAAGCACAGTCCAGAAGTTAGCAGAAAGTGAAGGGGTTACTGAAACTGAGTCAAAAAGTCATGTAGAAAACAAGAAGCCATCAGAAAGCAGTGCAGAGAAGCCAGTGCAAAGGAGTGTAGTTGATTTTAAGCCATCAGGAAGCAGTGCGGCAACAAGAAAGCCATGGCAACGCAGTCCTCCCAAAGATAAACCGTTACTGAGTAGTAAATCCACTGAAAAGCCATCAGCGATTGATACAGCCATTGAGAAGCCATCATCCAGTAATGGGATTAATGTGAAACCATTGGACAACAGCACAGGGGTAAAAAAGTCATGGCAACGTAATTTAGCTACCGAGGATCCACAGCTGAGCATTTTACCATCAGAGATGCCAGCATCAACCAGTTCAGATGACGTGAAGCCATCAGAAAGCGGCGAAGTGGTCAAAAAACCATGGCAACGCATTGTGACCACTGAGAACCAAATACAGAACAGTGGACCAACTGAGAAGGCATCGCCGACAAGCACTACAAAACCATTTGATAGCAGAACAGCAATTAAAAGGCCATGGGGACGCAGGGTAGCCAGTGAGAAATCTCTGCAGAGCAGTGAGGTTGATTTGAAACCAGTGGAAACCAGTACAGAGGTTACTGTGCTACAGCAACACAGTGAAACGACTGAGGAACCTCCACAAACTAATGCAGATGATGCTAAGCCTTCAGAGAACACTACAGCAGTTGTGAGAAAGCCATGGCAATTCAACATAGGAACTGAGACGCAACCAAAGAGCAATGTGGTTGATGCAAAGACAAGTGAAAGTAGTGGAGTGGTCAAACGGCTCTGGCAGCGTAATGTGGCATCTGAGAAGCCATCACAAAGCAGTGTAGCATCTCTGACAACATCACAAAGCAATGTGACTGTCACAAAGCCAGTCCCAAGCAACATGGCTGTGaagaagtcatggcaaagaaGTATAGCTCCAAAAAATATGCCAGAGAGGGATATGACTACCAATAAACCATTGCAAAGAAAGGCAGTGATCGAGAATCCTCAACAAAGCAGTGTGGCTACAGAGAAAGCGTCACAAAGCAGTGTAGTTTCTGAGGAACCACAGAAAATCAGTGTTGTCACTGACAACAAATCGGAGACTGTCAAAGATACCAAAAACAGTGGCGATGCTATCAAGGAGCCATCAGCAACCAGTGAAACACAACAGAGAGGCCTGATGACAGAAGATGATCTCTCTCTTGAGAGGCCACCTCAAAAGGAAGACACCATCAAGAAGATAGAAGAGCCTGAAAGTGATGCCACTTCTGACAACCCAACAAAGGATCCATCAGCACCTAAAGGGGCTGCATCTGATGAGAGTGTGTCAGAGTCTCAAACTAAACCAATTGTTGAGCAGACATTAGAAACTCAACACGTTGTGGCTGCTGAGAAGGCAAATAATCAGATACTGGAAGCTAAAAATGATGCAAGCGTTGTGCAGTCATCAGGATCTGAAAGTGTTGCACCTGCTGAGGTTCCAGTGGAGCAGCCATTAGAATGTCAAAAGGATGCAGTTACAGAGCAGCCATTGGAACCTCAGCCTGAAGCAGATGAAAAGAATCTGTCAGAGCCTAGCATGGATGCAACTACCAAGGATACATCGGAGCCTGAAATTGAAGCAGGTACCAAGAAGTCGTTAGAACCACAGAGAGATGCAGCTGCTGATCAGTCAGCTGAGCAGCTGTCAGAACCTCAAAGTGGCACATCCATGGAGAAGTCAGCAGCCCTGGACATGGGTACTGAAAAGCCATATGAGTCTCAAAGTGATGTAGCTGCTGTTGAATCATCAGGGCAGCCATCAGAGCCTCAGAACGATGCATCTGTCGATAAGCCATTGGAACCTAAGGTTGATGCAACTGCTGAGGAGCTATCAGaacatcaaaatgatgcagcTCCTCATAAGTTAACTGAGCATCCATCAGAACATCAAATTGATGCACTTCCTAATAATATAACTGAGCAGCCATTGGAGCCTCAAAAGGATGTATCTATTGAGAAGTCACTGGAAACAGAGAGTAATGTTGTTACTGAGAATCCAACAGAAAGCAGCTTAGCTACTGAAACACTGCATGAAAGCACTCTGAAGAGCACCAGCACCACAACCGAGGAACTAGCACAACGCGACATTTCTGATGAGGCACCGCCCCAGAGCATTTCACGAGAAACACCAGTGGAGAGCACCGTATCTGTTGAGGAATCTGCAAATGTTGGCGGCACCAGCCTTAAACTATCAGATGACAACTCAGCTCTTGAGAAGCCATCCGAGGACAGTGTAACTCCTGAGATGCCATCAGAGGAAGGTAAGGCAAGTGCAGATCCAGCAGAAGACAATGCGTCCCTTGAGAAATCATCAGAGGAAGACGAGGTGAATGCTGAGCCATCAAATGACAGAGTGGATCTTGAGAAGCCATTGGAGGATGACAATGCCAGTGCTGAGCCATCAGAGGACTCTGTAACTCCTGAGAAGCTATCAGATGAAGGCAAGGTGAGTGCAGAGTCAGAAGAAGACAATGCGGTTCTTGAGAAACCGTCAGAGGAAGACGATGTTATTGCTGAGCCATCAAATGATGGAGTGGATCCTGAGAAGCCATCGGAGGATGATGGTTCTTGTTCCAAGCCATCAGAGGACTCTGTAACTCCTGAGAAGCTATCAGAGGAAGGTAAGGCAAGTGCAGAGCCAGCAGAAGACGATGCGCCTCTTGAGAAACAATCAGAGAAAGAAGAGGTGATTGCTGAGCCATCAAATGAGAAAGTGGATCTTGAAAAGCCATCGGAGGACAATGATGCGAGTGCCAAGCCATCAGAGGACGATGTAACTCCTGAGAAGCAAGACAATGCGCCTCTTGAGAAACCATCGGAGGATAACAGGGTGATTGCTGAGGCATCAAATGACACAGTCGATCTTGAGAAGCCATCAGAGGACGACGTTGCCAGTGCCAAGCCATCAGAGGACGATGTAACTCCTGAGAAGCCATCAGAGGAAGGTAACGCAAGTGCAGAGCCAGCAGAAGACAATGTGCCTCTCGAGGAACCATCGGAGGATGATGAAGTGATTGCTGAGGCATCAAATGACACAATGGATCTTCAGAAGCCATTGGAGGACGATCTTGCCAATGCCGAGCCATCATTGGATGATGCAACTCCTGAGAAGCCGTCAGAGGAAGGTGAGGAAAGTGCAAAGCCAGCAGAAGACAATGCACCTCTTGAGAAACCATCAGAGGAAGACGAGGTGATTGCTGAGTCATCGAATGACACAGTGGTTCTTGTGAAGCCatccgaggaggaagatgacatTGTCAAGCCATCGGAGGAGGACAGGGTGGTCCTTGAGAAGCCAGCCACTGACAAACCattggaggaagaggaaggaggagcagCCAGTGAGAAGCCATCACACGGTGATGCTGTCATCGAGGCGTCATCGCAAGACGACACAGACTCGGCCACTGATAGCGCCTCACCAGCCACCGGGACAAAAATATCAGCCTAA
- the LOC100827137 gene encoding DNA polymerase lambda, producing MAPKRRKPARPASDPEGIFGGVSAFFVPHSVQSHRLEVWKQKLVQMGGRVQEKVANAKGVTVNHVLAADAKALLRELDAAWLHRFRGSVVSFEWMEECLKSGERLPEHKFTINYEEEFKPKKAAGTGHTGASRPPKRSKMSSEDHGKRKETIVQDGEKELAVGEHQDASTHAREGSGVDKGRSQYVCSQSSSGDTMDTIGSHGTFDIEEASSVEPTTYAPPDLNRNITEVFGKLINIYRALGDGRRSFSYYKAIPVIEKLPFKVESADQVKDLPAIGKSLKDHINEIVTTGKLSKLEHFENDEKARTVSLFGEVWGVGPATALKLYDKGHRTLEDLRKDDSLTYAQRTGLKFFDDIKQRIPRHEVSEMEKLLQDVGKDILPGVTIVCGGSYRRGKASCGDMDIVITHPDGESHVGFLPKFVQRLKDISFLREDLIFSIHSIEGTDCGVDTYFGLCTYPGRELRHRIDLKVYPRNRYAFGLLAWTGNDVLNRRLRILADSKGYALDDTGLYLATLSSGGKRMGRSEAIVNCDTEKDVFDTLGFPWLEPHERNL from the exons ATGGCGCCGAAGCGGCGGAAGCCCGCGCGGCCGGCGTCGGACCCCGAAGGAATATTCGGCGGTGTCTCCGCCTTCTTCGTCCCTCACTCCGTCCAGTCTCACCGCCTCGAG GTGTGGAAGCAGAAGCTGGTGCAGATGGGGGGCCGCGTCCAGGAGAAGGTCGCCAACGCCAAGGGCGTCACGGTCAACCACGTGCTCGCTGCGGACGCCAAAGCACTGCTCCGGGAGCTCGATGCCGCCTGGCTCCACCGCTTCCGCGGG AGCGTGGTGTCCTTCGAGTGGATGGAGGAATGCCTCAAGTCCGGTGAGAGGCTCCCTGAGCATAAGTTCACTATCAATTATGAAGAGGAATTTAAGCCCAAGAAGGCAGCTGGTACTGGACATACAGGAGCGTCACGTCCTCCAAAACGGAGCAAAATGTCATCTGAAGATCATGGGAAACGCAAGGAAACTATTGTACAGGATGGGGAGAAGGAGCTAGCTGTTGGAGAGCATCAAGACGCAAGTACACATGCACGTGAAGGTTCAGGTGTCGATAAGGGGCGTAGCCAGTATGTATGTAGCCAGAGTAGCTCTGGAGACACTATGGATACCATTGGGTCTCATGGTACATTTGATATTGAG GAAGCTTCTTCTGTAGAACCAACGACATATGCTCCACCAGACCTCAACAGGAACATCACGGAGGTTTTTGGAAAACTTATCAACATTTATAGAG CCCTGGGAGATGGCCGGAGATCTTTTAGTTATTACAAGGCCATTCCTGTGATTGAGAAACTACCCTTCAAAGTAGAAAGTGCCGACCAAGTTAAAGACCTCCCTGCTATTGGGAAATCTTTGAAAGACCAT ATTAATGAAATAGTAACAACAGGAAAGCTCTCCAAGCTGGAACACTTCGAGAATGATGAAAAG GCACGGACTGTCAGCCTATTCGGCGAAGTTTGGGGTGTTGGTCCTGCAACTGCTCTCAAGTTATATGATAAAGGACACCGTACTCTTGAAGACCTACGAAAGGATGATTCACTTACATATGCTCAGAGGACTGGCTTGAAGTTCTTTGATGATATCAAGCAAAGAATACCTCGGCATGAG GTCAGTGAGATGGAGAAGCTTTTGCAAGACGTTGGGAAGGACATCTTGCCTGGA GTGACAATTGTATGCGGAGGATCATACAGACGTGGAAAAGCTTCTTGTGGTGACATGGATATTGTTATAACACATCCAGATGGTGAAAG TCATGTAGGTTTTCTACCGAAGTTTGTTCAGCGGTTGAAGGACATCAGTTTTTTGAGGGAGGATCTTATCTTCAGTATACACAGCATTGAG GGAACTGACTGCGGGGTTGACACATACTTTGGTCTCTGCACATATCCTGGGCGTGAGCTACGGCATCGCATTGACCTCAAG GTGTACCCAAGGAACAGATATGCATTCGGGCTGCTTGCTTGGACTGGAAATGATGTTCTAAATCGACG ATTAAGAATATTAGCAGACTCCAAAGGTTACGCGCTTGATGACACGGGTTTGTATCTTGCTACTCTGAGCAGTGGTGGAAAGCGT ATGGGGAGATCAGAAGCTATAGTTAACTGTGACACCGAGAAGGATGTCTTCGACACACTTGGATTCCCCTGGTTGGAACCTCATGAACGAAATCTCTAG